TTCCGGGCAGGCTGTTCAGAACATGAACCTCATGTTTGGACTTGACGAGAGGACCGGTCTGAACTACTACCCGGTCTACCCCGTGTGAGGTGGTACCATGAGGGTCGTTAAGATAGGTGGGGCAGCACTGGTGAGGTTTGAGGAGGTCTGGGCAAGCGACGGCCTCTCCAGCTCGCTGAAGAGCCCTGACACGGTGGTTGTGCACGGGGGCTCAAGGCACGTCGACGAACTCTCCAAGAAGCTCGGGGTAAAGGTTGAGAGGTTAACCAGTCCCTCCGGAGTGACCTTCAGGAGGACGACGTGGGAAGTCCTCGACGTTTACCTGGCCGCCATGATGCGGGCGAACAGGGAGCTGGTGGAGTTCCTCCGGGCCAGGGGGATAAACGCGGTAGGCTTTATGGGAATTGAGCACGAGCTGGTGGTGGGTAGGAGAAAAAAGCTTGTCAAAGTCCTCATAAACGGGAAAATCGTTGCAATAAGGGACGACTACTCGGGAACCGTGGAGAGGATAAACGTTGAAGCTCTAATGGAGCTCAGGAAGCTCGGACTGCCCGTTATAGCCTCGGTGGCATACGATCCCGTTGAAAACGTCCCCCTCAACGTCGACGGGGACAAGGTGGCCTACCACATGGCCATCGCCACCAACGCCAGGGAGCTGGTCTTTGTCTCGGACTCGGCATTTATGGCAGATGGGAGCGTCGTAGAACGCTTGAACCTGAACGAGCTCCCAGAGCTTCTCGGATACGCTGGAGGAGGAATGAGGAAGAAGCTCATGATGGCGGCAAAGGCCGTTGAGAGCGGCGTTGAAAGGGTGGTCATCCAAGGACTCAACGGCAGGACGGTGATAACTTGAGGGAGATGCCCCTCTACATGAAACGGCTCAGGCTCGTCAGAGGTGAAGGTGTCTACGTCTGGGATGAAAGGGGAAGGCGCTACCTGGATCTTATAGCGGGAATAGGCGTGAACGTCCTTGGGCATGCCCACCCGGAATGGGTGCTTGAGATGAGGCACCAGCTGGAGAAGATAGTCGTTGCTGGTCCAATGTTCGAGCACGACGAGAGGGACGAGATGCTTGAGGAGCTCTCACACTGGGTCGACTACGAGTACGTTTACATGGGCAACTCGGGAACTGAAGCCGTTGAAGCTGCCATAAAGTTCGCCCGCCTTGCAACAGGGCGTTCGGAGATAATAGCCATGACTAACGCCTTCCACGGAAGAACTCTGGGTTCCCTCAGCGCCACCTGGAAGAAGAAGTACCGCGAGGGCTTTGGGCCACTCGTGCCAGGATTCAATCATATTCCCTTCAACAACGTCGAAGCTGCAAAAGAGGCCATAACGAGGGAAACGGCAGCGGTTATCTTCGAGCCGATCCAGGGCGAGGGGGGAATAGTACCTGCGGATGAGGAGTTCGTCAAAGCTCTCAGGGACCTCACCGAGGATGTGGGAGCCCTGTTGATAGCGGATGAAGTCCAGAGCGGACTCAGAACGGGAAAGTTCCTTGCAATAGAGCACTATGGGGTGAGGCCCGACATAGTTGTGATGGGGAAGGGCATAGGCAACGGCTTCCCCGTGAGCCTCACCATGACTGACCTGGAGATACCAAGGGGAAAGCACGGATCCACCTTTGGCGGAAACCCTCTGGCCTGCAGGGCCGTGGTAACAACGCTGAGAATACTCAGGAGGGACAGACTCGTCGAAAAGGCCGGTGAAAAGTTCGTGGAGTTCTCGGGTGAGAGGGTAGTCAAGACCAGAGGAAGGGGGCTAATGATCGGGATAGTCCTCAGAAGACCAGCAGGAAACTACGTTAAGGCCCTCCAGGAGAGGGGAATCCTCGTAAACACGGCAGGAAACAGAGTGATAAGACTCCTCCCGCCGCTGATAATAGAGAGAAGCACACTGAAGGAAGCAGGGAAAGAGATAGAGGGTGTTCTGAATGATATCCTCTGACGAGAAGATTGAGTTCCTAAAGAAGCTCGTCGAGATATACTCTCCCACCGGAAGGGAGGGCGAGGCGGTTAAGTTCATCGTTGAATCATTCGAGAGCTTTGGGGTTGAGGCCTACGTTGACGAAGTTGGCAACGCGATAGCGATAAGGAAAGGAAAGGGTCCGAGGATACTCCTGGCTGGGCATGTTGACACAGTCCCGGGAATAATCCCGGTAAGGATAGACGACGGCGTCCTCTGGGGTAGGGGGAGCGTTGACGCAAAGGGGCCTCTGGCTACTTTCTTCTTCGCCACGCTGGAGAGCAGAGCCAACGTGATATTCGCGGGGCTAGTAGATGAGGAGGGCTTCTCGAAGGGCGCTAAGAACCTCGACGTCCCCAGACCTGATTACATTATTATCGGTGAGCCGAGCGGTGTCGATGGCGTTACCATAGCCTACAAAGGGAGCTTAACTGCAAAATTCGTTGAGAGCGTCGAGAAAGTTCACGGAAGCCTCGGAGTTAACGCAGCAGAGAAGCTAATAAACAGGTGGCTCGAGATAAAGTCCTCCTTCGGGGAGGGTTTCAACGCCCTGAGCGGCAGAATAGCGGAGTTCCACGCCTATGAGAGGGACTTCGACTTCTACGGCGAGATGGTGATAAACCTCCGCACTCCGCCCGGTTACGAGCCGCCCGATGATTGGGAGATACTCGACTTCGTTCCGGCCTATCAGGTCGACAGGAGGGGTGCACTCGTCAAAGCCTTTGTCAGGGGCATAAGGAGGAACGGGATGAGGCCGAGACTGAAGAAGAAGACTGGAACGGCCGACATGAACATCCTCGGCCCGAAGTTTGGCGTTGATGCCGTCGCCTACGGCCCGGGGGACTCCAGACTGGATCACACGCCCCACGAGCGCATAAGCCTTGATGAGTACCTCTTGGCAGTGAAGGTACTGGTTGACGTCATCGAAGAGCTCAAAGGCACCAAGAGCAGGGTAGTTGAAGAAAGCGGAGATATGGAAATCGGAAAGGGCATCTCATGGTAGAGTTCTCGTGGAGAGCATTGGACTTCTTCGTTGCCGCATCTATGGTCTTCATTATCGCCGTTATTTTCCCTCTTCGAGCTCGATTGCAGTGCTGAGGAGCGTCTGAAGGGCAGCTATTTTTGCCACCTCTCTCGGAAGACCGACCCTTATGCCGCCGTATATCATCGACTTAACGAAGACCGAAACTTAGGCAGGTCTCGAGCCTCTGAGCCCGTTTATTGCGTCCATGTGCTCCCCATCGACGAGAAGACACTCGCCAAAGGCCCTGAGAAGGGATTTGGCCTTCTCTCTCATCGGGCTCAAGATCGGTCGTGGTGTGGCCTATGAAAGCCTCACCAACGAGGATGGCTATGTTGGGCATCGCCCTGACGACCTTTGCCCCGGGGCGAGCTCCTTTAGGGTCTTTGTTGGGAACTCCAGCGGCTAAAGAAACCAGTATCCTGCCTCTAAGTGCATCTCTTATTCCTCCCAGTACGTTTGCCACCTTGTTGGGCTTCACCGCCAGAAAAACGATTTCGGCCCACATGGCGTTAACCCCGTATTCCTCAAGCCATTTTGCCTTCTCAATGTTCCTCCTCGTGGCCTTTCTCTGCCAGAGCCCTCGCAACGGCCCCCTATAATTCCTGCCCTATGCTGTCCTCATTTAACCACCGCATGCCAATTTTTGAACCGCATGATAACATTTTTGGACATCTGTTTGTCAAATTGGCAAAAATACATCAATTTTCCACTTATTTTTGACAGATTGGTTAGAGGTGAGCCCTATTTTAGGAATTGGACAGGTTTGCCTGACGAATGATTTAAAAGGATTGTTGATTCATCTGTCTCCGGTGATCGGTGATGTCCCGCCAATGGGTGATGCCCCGCCAATATTAGTAATCCCCGGCGGGGAAGAGGTAATCAGGAAGCTCGTTCTGAGGGCTTTGAATGAAAACCAGAGATTGATACTGAGGAGCATAAACGGTAGACACCGCTCCCTGAATTCTTTCCTTGAGGAGCTCAGCAGGAAGGAAAGAAAAGCCCTCTCGACGCTGAAGCTGAATGCCAGGATTCTCAAAGACCTTGGACTCATAGACTACGGCACCAAGGAAAACCCCAGACCCGTCAGGCTTACCGAGCACGGTAGGATGATTCTCAGCCTTCTGGAGGTGGACGGCCATGAGTGAGACCCTTGATCCAAGGGCAAAGCTCCAGAGCGTGCTCCAGCCCGTCAACAACTTCCACCTTGAGTCTTCCGAGACCTGCCTTGAAATTCTCTCAGCAATTCTCGAAGAGAAGAGAGAGGACGACGTTGTGATACTCAGCAAAGGCCACTCGGCCCCAGCGTTCTACGTGATACTCCACGAGATGGGCCTTCTCAGCGACGAGGAGCTCTACAGCTTCGCGGACATAGACGGCCTCCCGAGCCACGTTACCAGGGGATTGCCCTTCATAGAGGTTTCGAGCGGCTCCCTCGGCCAAGGTCTCTCGGTGGGTAACGGAATAGCGATGGCTAAGCGCATTGACGGAAAAAATGGCTACGTCTACGTCATACTCGGCGATGGTGAGCTGGATGAGGGCCAAGTCTGGGAAGCTGCTATGACTGCATCGCACCACGGGCTCGATAGAGTGATTGCCATAGTAGACAGGAACTACTTCCAACTAACTGGCAGCACTGAGGAGATAATGAACAAAGAACCATTGGCCGACAAGTGGAGGGCCTTTGGTTGGGAGGTGATAGAGGTTCCCAACCGGAAGGAAAAACTGAGAAAAGCCCTCGAAAAGGCGAAGAGGATCAGAGGGAAGCCCAAAGTCATCATAGCGAGGTGGGGAGTTTGATTGAGAGCTTCAGGGAGGCCTTTGGGAGGGCTTTAGTTGAACTGGGAAGGGAAAACCCAAACATCGTAGTCCTCGACGCCGATGTTAAGAGCTCGACGAAAACTGCCTACTTCGAGAAGGCCTTTCCCGGAAGGTTCATCCAGGTGGGCATAAGCGAACAAGACATGGTATCAATGGCGGGGGGTTTAGCCATAGCAGGCAAGATTCCAGTTGTCTCGGCCTTCGCCGCCTTCTTGATGCGGGCATGGGAGCAGATAAGGAACACGATAGCCAGGGACAATCTCAACGTCAAACTCATCCCTACCCACTCGGGCCTTTCAGACCATATGGATGGTTCCTCCCATCAGTGCCTTGAGGACATAGCGCTCATGCGCGTCCTTCCGAATATGACGGTTGTTGTGCCAGCGGATGCCCCCTCAGTGCCCGTCCTTCTCCGGCAAGTCGTCGAGCTTGAAGGGCCTGTTTACATGCGCCTCGGCAGGGATCATGCGCCCAGGGTGTACAACAAACCGGAGCTGGAGCTGGGCAAGGCCAGCGTTCTAAGGAAGGGGAACGACGTTCTCCTTGTGGCCACGGGAGTTATGGTGTCGGTGGCACTTGAAACAGCGAGAAAGCTTGAGGAAAGGGGGATAAGTGCTGGAGTGGTCGACATGCACACGATAAAGCCCCTCGATGAGGAAACACTGCTAAAGCTTGTATCTAAGGTGGAACTCGTAATCACACTTGAGGAACACAGCATCCACGGCGGTCTCGGGGGAGCGGTGGCGGAGGTCCTCTCGGAAAAGATGCCAAAGAGACTCATCAGGATCGGAACTACCGAGTTTGGCAGGTCGAGCAGAGACTACTTGGCACTCCTGGAGCGCTATGGTTTAACAGCGGAAAATGTCGTGAGGAAGGTTGAGGTGATGCTGACGTGAAGTTCAAATTCGAGAAAGACTACAAGTCAAAAACGGTTGTCAAGGTCGGAGGGGTTAAAATCGGAGACGGCTTCACCGTAATAGCGGGCCCCTGCGCGGTGGAAAGCCAGGAGCAGATAATGAAGATTGCAGAGTTTTTGGCTGAAAAAGGCGTTAAAGTGCTCCGCGGGGGAGCTTTTAAGCCGAGGACCAGCCCATACTCCTTTCAGGGACACGGGGAGGATGCCCTGAAGTGGATGAGAAAGGCGGCCGATGAATACGGCCTCGTAACCGTTACAGAGGTTATGGAAGCATCGCAGGTTGAGCTGGTTGCAAAGTACTCTGATATGCTTCAGATCGGTGCCAGGAACTCCCAGAACTTCGAACTCCTCAAGGCCGTCGGAAAGGTCGACAACCCAGTGGTTCTGAAGAGGGGAATGGCCAACACAGTCCAGGAGCTCCTATACTCGGCCGAGTACATACTCAATGGCGGCAACGAGAACGTTATTCTCTGCGAGAGGGGTATAAGAACCTTCGAGACCTCCACGAGGTTTACCCTGGACATCTCCGCCGTTCCAGTCGTCAAGGAGCTCTCTCACTTGCCGATAATAGTCGACCCATCACACTCAGCTGGGAGAAGGGAGCTTGTGATACCCCTTGCAAAGGCCGCCTACGCCGTTGGGGCTGACGGTATAATAGTTGAGGTTCATCCAGAGCCAGAAAAGGCCCTCTCAGATTCTGCACAACAGCTGACATTTGAAGACTTCGAGAGGCTTTTGAGGGAGATTGAAGGGCTTGGATGGAAGGTAGAGACTCCCAGAGAAGTTGCAGAGGGCGTTCCGAGGTACGTGCTCTCAGAGAGGGTCGAGGAGAACGACTGGTACACGGAGGTATTCCTCATGGAGCTGGGGGGGCTCGGATGGAGAGCCTGACTTTCGGCCCCCTCTCCACCCTTCCATCCCTCGTGGAGGAGCTGAACCCCCACAAGGTCGCATTTCTGACAAACATGACAGTGGAGAGACTCTGGCTTAAAAAAGCCTTCAGCGGAATAGAGAATCCGATAAAAATAGTCATTCCAGACGGCGAGGAATACAAGAGCCTTGAGACCACCATGGCTATTTGGAAGAGGCTCCAGGAGGAGGGCTTCACAAGGAAGTCCCTCCTTATAGGCCTCGGCGGGGGAGTCGTGACTGATATAGCTGGCTTCGTGGCCTCAACCTACATGAGAGGAACCCTTCTCGGCCTCGTTCCAACGACGCTTTTAGCCCAGGTGGACGCGGCCATAGGGGGCAAGACCGGGGTGAACTTCAACGGAAAGAACATGATAGGGACGTTCTATCTTCCTAACTTCGTCCTGATAGCCCACGAAACTCTCTCCACGCTCCCTGATGAGGAAATCAGGAACGGGCTCGGAGAAGTTGCCAAGTACGCCCTGCTTGACAAGAAAATCTACGCCCTCATCAGGAACTTCAAGGGGATAGATGAGGCCATAATACGGGAGTGCGCACTTTTCAAGGCTGAGGTCGTTGAGAAAGACCCGGAGGAGAGAGGGCTAAGGAGAATCCTCAACCTCGGCCACACGACCGGACACGCAATCGAGAAGCTGTCGAACTACAAGATAAAGCACGGACTTGCGGTTTCCATGGGACTTATGGTGGCTTCAAAGGTTGGAGAAGAGCTGTACGGCTTTGATTCTGGAAAAACCGAAGAGCTCCTGGAAAAGCTCGGACTACCCACGAGGCATCCCTTTGGGGCCGATGAGATACTTAGGGAGATGGCGCTTGACAAGAAGGCTTGGTATGGGAAGATCGTCTTCGTTGCTCCAGTTGAAATAGGCGATGTCGTCGTTGAGGAAGTAGCTGAGGAGGTTTTAAAACGGGCCTTGGAGGCAACGAGTTATGATAGCGGGAGTGGTGACAGCCAAAAACCCGAGGGAAGCGCTTGAGAAGATTAAAGCATCGAACTTCGATCTCTACGAGATCAGGCTTGACTCCTTCTGGGAGTTTGAGGGACTGGAAGTGCTGGGGGAATATTCTAAAAGGCTCATCTTCACCCCAAGGAGAAAGGAAGAAGGGGGAATCAGACCCCTCGATGACGGGACGAGACTTAGGCTCTATCGGAGAGTTATGGCCCTAAAACCCGCCTACGTTGACGTCGAGTTCGGTTCAAAGATAGCCTCTGAGGTCATTGAACTCGCCAGGGAGAAGAGCGTAAGAGTTGTTCTCTCACACCACGACTTTAAAGGTACACCGGGCTTCGGAAAGCTTCTCGACCTCCTCAAGGAGATGGAAGAGCTGGAGCCCGGGATAATAAAGATAGTCACCACCGCAAACTCGGTCCTCGACAACCTGAGAGTTTTGAGGCTCTATGAGTATGCAGAGAACCTTATAGCCTTCTGCATGGGGCCCCTTGGGAGGGTCTCCAGGGTCTTTTCGGCCCAGCTGGCCCCATTCACTTACGCCCCTGTTGACGGAGAGGTAGCCCCGGGACAGTTTCCGGCGGAGGAACTGGAAAGATTGAGGGTGATGCTCTTTGGTTGACGCAAAAACAAGGCTCTACGGGGTAATCGGCTTTCCAACAAGACACTCGCTCAGTCCATCCATGCACAACGCAGCTTTTAGAGCCCTTGGAATCAACGCGGTATACTTAGCCTTCGAAGTCCACCCAGAAGAGCTCGGGGATGCCATCAAAGGCTTCAGAGCCCTGAGCATCTCTGGATTGAACGTAACAATGCCGCACAAGGAGGCGATAATCCGCTTCCTCGACTCACTCTCCGAGGACTCCGGAGAAATCGGGAGCGTCAACACGGTCGTTAACAGAAACGGAAAGCTGGAAGGCCACACAACCGATGGTATAGGTGCCAGAAGGGCCCTCGAAAGAGTGATTGAGCTGGGGGAAAGGAGGATCCTCATTATCGGTGCCGGTGGTGCAGGCAAAGCGATAGCCTATGAGCTTGCCAAGGACAACGACGTGGTCGTTCTCAACAGAACCCCCGAAAAGGCTAAGGTACTGGAGCGCTTCGGAATAACGGGGGACGCTCTGAACAGGGGGAATCTTGGGAAGTATCTGAAATGGGCCGAAGTTTTGATAAACGCCACCCCCGTCGGAATGAACTCTTGGGAGACGCCGGTTCCGGGAGAGATGCTAAGGAAAGATCTCGTCGTCATGGACATAGTTTACAAGCCCCTGAAGACGCGCCTTCTCACCGAGGCC
The Thermococcus sp. 2319x1 DNA segment above includes these coding regions:
- a CDS encoding transketolase family protein; translated protein: MIESFREAFGRALVELGRENPNIVVLDADVKSSTKTAYFEKAFPGRFIQVGISEQDMVSMAGGLAIAGKIPVVSAFAAFLMRAWEQIRNTIARDNLNVKLIPTHSGLSDHMDGSSHQCLEDIALMRVLPNMTVVVPADAPSVPVLLRQVVELEGPVYMRLGRDHAPRVYNKPELELGKASVLRKGNDVLLVATGVMVSVALETARKLEERGISAGVVDMHTIKPLDEETLLKLVSKVELVITLEEHSIHGGLGGAVAEVLSEKMPKRLIRIGTTEFGRSSRDYLALLERYGLTAENVVRKVEVMLT
- a CDS encoding 3-dehydroquinate dehydratase — translated: MIAGVVTAKNPREALEKIKASNFDLYEIRLDSFWEFEGLEVLGEYSKRLIFTPRRKEEGGIRPLDDGTRLRLYRRVMALKPAYVDVEFGSKIASEVIELAREKSVRVVLSHHDFKGTPGFGKLLDLLKEMEELEPGIIKIVTTANSVLDNLRVLRLYEYAENLIAFCMGPLGRVSRVFSAQLAPFTYAPVDGEVAPGQFPAEELERLRVMLFG
- the aroB gene encoding 3-dehydroquinate synthase, with the translated sequence MESLTFGPLSTLPSLVEELNPHKVAFLTNMTVERLWLKKAFSGIENPIKIVIPDGEEYKSLETTMAIWKRLQEEGFTRKSLLIGLGGGVVTDIAGFVASTYMRGTLLGLVPTTLLAQVDAAIGGKTGVNFNGKNMIGTFYLPNFVLIAHETLSTLPDEEIRNGLGEVAKYALLDKKIYALIRNFKGIDEAIIRECALFKAEVVEKDPEERGLRRILNLGHTTGHAIEKLSNYKIKHGLAVSMGLMVASKVGEELYGFDSGKTEELLEKLGLPTRHPFGADEILREMALDKKAWYGKIVFVAPVEIGDVVVEEVAEEVLKRALEATSYDSGSGDSQKPEGSA
- a CDS encoding [LysW]-lysine hydrolase — protein: MISSDEKIEFLKKLVEIYSPTGREGEAVKFIVESFESFGVEAYVDEVGNAIAIRKGKGPRILLAGHVDTVPGIIPVRIDDGVLWGRGSVDAKGPLATFFFATLESRANVIFAGLVDEEGFSKGAKNLDVPRPDYIIIGEPSGVDGVTIAYKGSLTAKFVESVEKVHGSLGVNAAEKLINRWLEIKSSFGEGFNALSGRIAEFHAYERDFDFYGEMVINLRTPPGYEPPDDWEILDFVPAYQVDRRGALVKAFVRGIRRNGMRPRLKKKTGTADMNILGPKFGVDAVAYGPGDSRLDHTPHERISLDEYLLAVKVLVDVIEELKGTKSRVVEESGDMEIGKGISW
- a CDS encoding thiamine pyrophosphate-dependent enzyme — translated: MSETLDPRAKLQSVLQPVNNFHLESSETCLEILSAILEEKREDDVVILSKGHSAPAFYVILHEMGLLSDEELYSFADIDGLPSHVTRGLPFIEVSSGSLGQGLSVGNGIAMAKRIDGKNGYVYVILGDGELDEGQVWEAAMTASHHGLDRVIAIVDRNYFQLTGSTEEIMNKEPLADKWRAFGWEVIEVPNRKEKLRKALEKAKRIRGKPKVIIARWGV
- a CDS encoding acetylornithine/succinylornithine family transaminase: MPLYMKRLRLVRGEGVYVWDERGRRYLDLIAGIGVNVLGHAHPEWVLEMRHQLEKIVVAGPMFEHDERDEMLEELSHWVDYEYVYMGNSGTEAVEAAIKFARLATGRSEIIAMTNAFHGRTLGSLSATWKKKYREGFGPLVPGFNHIPFNNVEAAKEAITRETAAVIFEPIQGEGGIVPADEEFVKALRDLTEDVGALLIADEVQSGLRTGKFLAIEHYGVRPDIVVMGKGIGNGFPVSLTMTDLEIPRGKHGSTFGGNPLACRAVVTTLRILRRDRLVEKAGEKFVEFSGERVVKTRGRGLMIGIVLRRPAGNYVKALQERGILVNTAGNRVIRLLPPLIIERSTLKEAGKEIEGVLNDIL
- a CDS encoding [LysW]-aminoadipate/[LysW]-glutamate kinase, which translates into the protein MRVVKIGGAALVRFEEVWASDGLSSSLKSPDTVVVHGGSRHVDELSKKLGVKVERLTSPSGVTFRRTTWEVLDVYLAAMMRANRELVEFLRARGINAVGFMGIEHELVVGRRKKLVKVLINGKIVAIRDDYSGTVERINVEALMELRKLGLPVIASVAYDPVENVPLNVDGDKVAYHMAIATNARELVFVSDSAFMADGSVVERLNLNELPELLGYAGGGMRKKLMMAAKAVESGVERVVIQGLNGRTVIT
- a CDS encoding shikimate dehydrogenase gives rise to the protein MVDAKTRLYGVIGFPTRHSLSPSMHNAAFRALGINAVYLAFEVHPEELGDAIKGFRALSISGLNVTMPHKEAIIRFLDSLSEDSGEIGSVNTVVNRNGKLEGHTTDGIGARRALERVIELGERRILIIGAGGAGKAIAYELAKDNDVVVLNRTPEKAKVLERFGITGDALNRGNLGKYLKWAEVLINATPVGMNSWETPVPGEMLRKDLVVMDIVYKPLKTRLLTEAELRGCKTVDGLWMLVYQGIESFRLWTGLEPDEGLMRGAALESLSQ
- a CDS encoding pyrroline-5-carboxylate reductase, which produces MRGLWQRKATRRNIEKAKWLEEYGVNAMWAEIVFLAVKPNKVANVLGGIRDALRGRILVSLAAGVPNKDPKGARPGAKVVRAMPNIAILVGEAFIGHTTTDLEPDEREGQIPSQGLWRVSSRRWGAHGRNKRAQRLETCLSFGLR
- the aroF gene encoding 3-deoxy-7-phosphoheptulonate synthase, whose protein sequence is MKFKFEKDYKSKTVVKVGGVKIGDGFTVIAGPCAVESQEQIMKIAEFLAEKGVKVLRGGAFKPRTSPYSFQGHGEDALKWMRKAADEYGLVTVTEVMEASQVELVAKYSDMLQIGARNSQNFELLKAVGKVDNPVVLKRGMANTVQELLYSAEYILNGGNENVILCERGIRTFETSTRFTLDISAVPVVKELSHLPIIVDPSHSAGRRELVIPLAKAAYAVGADGIIVEVHPEPEKALSDSAQQLTFEDFERLLREIEGLGWKVETPREVAEGVPRYVLSERVEENDWYTEVFLMELGGLGWRA